In the genome of bacterium, one region contains:
- a CDS encoding SUMF1/EgtB/PvdO family nonheme iron enzyme yields MIRRAAIFLLVLPFIFAVVSCSKDSSSSKDSGPSDVSIVNPWDDTTRDGVVNVTVSAVDDDEIERVELFVAGSLYGTDTKEPYEFQWDMGPLTDGSSTSIYAIAVDGYGNETSSKVVTVTKGVNAVPEVTLTSPANGASVLQDKPITCTGTAKDKEDGDLGPSNITWSSSLQGSLKLDANNQFTGLAIGEHVITMTATDSDGVSGSVSVKVKVEENKSNNFAYIPAGSYYIGQPAYKKSLVTLTHSFWIAKTEMTVGEWLEADALVFGKDLKKNFTDKRNKELATLYVQVYDGSWTDYPAEFLTYKEVIAVCNAMSDRDGLTPAYDVQSKSITFIKDANGWRLPTEAEWEVAARGGLMGKKFPWGDGAPNGMCNSMSEQNLPSPMPLVNGRGPVPVKSYQPNAYGIYDMSGNVAEMCSDMFVGSVPNGIDPIGITQEKLPRYTVKGGTWYGFGEEQMICARVLSMPYNDKDKDGYNSGFGLRVVRNVE; encoded by the coding sequence ATGATTCGTAGGGCCGCGATTTTCCTTTTAGTCCTTCCGTTCATTTTCGCGGTTGTATCATGCTCCAAAGATAGTTCCAGTTCAAAAGACTCCGGACCATCTGATGTATCCATTGTGAATCCGTGGGATGATACAACCAGAGATGGTGTAGTAAATGTTACGGTATCGGCTGTTGATGATGATGAAATTGAACGTGTGGAGCTTTTTGTTGCAGGATCTCTGTACGGAACAGACACAAAAGAACCATATGAATTTCAGTGGGACATGGGGCCTCTGACAGATGGCTCATCCACATCCATCTATGCCATTGCTGTGGACGGATATGGAAATGAAACAAGCTCCAAGGTTGTGACGGTTACCAAAGGTGTCAATGCTGTCCCTGAAGTAACGCTTACAAGTCCTGCAAATGGAGCGAGTGTGCTTCAGGATAAACCCATTACCTGTACCGGCACTGCAAAAGACAAAGAGGACGGTGATCTTGGACCGTCGAATATCACGTGGAGTTCAAGCCTTCAGGGTTCTCTGAAGCTTGATGCGAACAATCAGTTCACGGGACTGGCGATCGGGGAACATGTAATAACCATGACCGCGACCGATTCCGATGGTGTTTCAGGATCAGTCAGCGTTAAAGTCAAGGTTGAAGAGAATAAATCCAACAATTTTGCTTACATACCTGCCGGGTCATACTATATAGGTCAACCGGCATATAAAAAGAGCCTTGTTACATTAACCCATTCTTTCTGGATTGCAAAAACTGAAATGACTGTCGGTGAGTGGCTTGAAGCAGATGCTCTTGTATTCGGAAAAGATCTCAAGAAAAATTTCACCGATAAAAGAAATAAAGAGCTGGCGACACTCTATGTGCAGGTATATGATGGCAGCTGGACAGATTATCCTGCCGAATTTCTTACCTATAAAGAAGTTATTGCTGTCTGCAATGCCATGAGTGACAGAGATGGCCTCACTCCGGCGTATGATGTGCAGAGTAAGTCGATTACTTTTATCAAGGACGCCAATGGCTGGAGGCTGCCGACAGAAGCCGAGTGGGAAGTCGCAGCCCGCGGCGGACTGATGGGCAAGAAATTTCCATGGGGTGACGGCGCTCCGAACGGTATGTGTAATTCAATGTCTGAACAGAACCTGCCGTCTCCGATGCCGCTCGTAAACGGCAGAGGACCGGTACCCGTAAAATCCTATCAGCCCAACGCTTATGGAATCTATGATATGTCGGGGAATGTTGCCGAGATGTGCTCTGACATGTTTGTAGGCAGTGTCCCCAACGGTATTGATCCTATTGGAATCACCCAGGAAAAACTGCCGCGGTATACGGTAAAAGGGGGAACATGGTACGGGTTCGGCGAAGAACAAATGATCTGTGCTCGTGTTCTTTCGATGCCATATAACGATAAAGATAAAGATGGTTACAATTCAGGTTTCGGATTACGTGTTGTCCGTAACGTTGAATAA
- the polX gene encoding DNA polymerase/3'-5' exonuclease PolX has translation MENREIAGILEHIGLLLEIKGENPFKSRAYYNAARTISRLPFSVKNAASQDELKNIKGIGEALAKKIFELLSTGSLEYLVNLESEIPPGVMDMLQIPGLGAKKIHRIVNELGIVSVGELEYACRENRIRLLDGFGKKSQEKILNGIAFAQRFKGSILYAGAETIAKEIVSALQSVSGVVRVSTVGSLRRCMETVRSLDFLVAVDKAPVEKIVESIESLTVISKTLNRGKESVSVEYSKGFTGTILIVGTEMFPFALLWNTGSEQFITSLCAHVKEIGFDIREQGIYRDGAALQFAEENELFDVFGMEYIPPELRENNGEIEMALKHRLPELIRQEDLCGIFHVHTVWSDGSDTITGMAEAAHGMGMRYIGISDHSASAGYAGGLSVERVKAQWEEIDSLRDRDPGIYIFKGIESDIRVDGTLDYPDEILEGFDFVIASIHSRFTMDEDMATERIIRAISHPSVTMLGHPTGRLLLAREGYPVDMERILDACARNDVVIELNANPHRLDLDWRFLKTAASRGVMISINPDAHDVSMLSHIRFGINVARKGWITKESVFNAGTLEKVKNHFKRY, from the coding sequence TTGGAAAACAGGGAAATTGCCGGGATTCTGGAGCATATTGGTCTTCTTCTGGAGATCAAAGGGGAAAATCCGTTCAAATCCCGTGCCTACTACAATGCCGCACGAACCATAAGCAGGCTGCCGTTCAGCGTGAAAAATGCCGCTTCTCAGGATGAATTGAAGAATATCAAAGGTATCGGAGAGGCGCTGGCAAAAAAGATATTTGAATTGCTGTCAACTGGCTCTCTGGAGTATCTCGTCAATCTCGAATCCGAAATACCGCCCGGTGTGATGGATATGCTGCAGATTCCCGGCCTGGGAGCGAAAAAGATTCACAGGATTGTCAACGAGCTCGGGATTGTCTCTGTCGGTGAGCTCGAATATGCATGCCGTGAGAACAGAATCAGGCTTCTCGATGGTTTCGGAAAAAAATCCCAGGAAAAGATTTTGAATGGTATCGCATTTGCCCAACGTTTCAAGGGCAGCATACTGTATGCCGGCGCGGAAACTATCGCGAAGGAAATCGTATCAGCTCTGCAATCCGTATCAGGCGTTGTCCGGGTCAGCACCGTCGGTTCGTTAAGAAGATGTATGGAAACGGTGAGAAGCCTGGATTTTCTTGTGGCAGTTGATAAAGCACCTGTCGAAAAGATTGTTGAAAGCATTGAATCTCTTACGGTAATATCAAAAACTCTCAACCGGGGAAAAGAATCGGTTTCTGTCGAATATTCTAAAGGATTCACCGGCACTATTCTCATAGTCGGAACGGAAATGTTTCCGTTTGCTCTCCTCTGGAATACCGGTTCGGAACAGTTTATCACGAGTCTTTGTGCGCATGTAAAAGAAATAGGCTTCGATATCCGTGAGCAGGGGATATACCGGGATGGTGCTGCCCTACAGTTCGCAGAAGAAAACGAGCTGTTCGATGTATTCGGCATGGAATACATTCCGCCGGAACTCAGGGAAAATAACGGTGAAATCGAGATGGCGCTGAAACACCGTTTACCGGAACTCATCCGTCAGGAGGACTTGTGCGGGATATTCCATGTTCATACGGTGTGGTCGGATGGCTCCGATACGATAACGGGCATGGCGGAAGCCGCACATGGCATGGGAATGCGCTATATCGGAATTTCCGATCATTCCGCGAGCGCAGGCTATGCCGGCGGACTTTCGGTCGAGCGGGTTAAAGCGCAGTGGGAGGAAATCGATTCGTTACGGGATCGTGATCCCGGTATATATATTTTCAAGGGAATCGAATCGGATATCAGGGTGGACGGTACTCTTGACTATCCCGATGAGATACTCGAAGGCTTCGATTTTGTCATCGCTTCGATCCATTCAAGATTCACCATGGATGAGGATATGGCTACCGAACGTATCATACGGGCGATATCTCATCCTTCTGTGACAATGCTGGGGCATCCCACCGGCAGACTGCTCCTGGCCCGGGAGGGATATCCTGTCGATATGGAGCGAATTCTCGATGCCTGCGCCCGTAACGATGTCGTGATCGAGCTCAATGCAAATCCGCACCGTCTTGATCTGGACTGGCGCTTTTTGAAAACGGCGGCATCGCGGGGGGTAATGATAAGCATAAATCCCGATGCGCATGATGTTTCCATGCTGTCTCATATACGGTTCGGGATTAATGTCGCCCGCAAGGGATGGATTACGAAAGAGTCAGTTTTCAACGCCGGGACCCTTGAAAAGGTCAAAAATCATTTTAAACGATATTAA